From Diceros bicornis minor isolate mBicDic1 chromosome 16, mDicBic1.mat.cur, whole genome shotgun sequence, one genomic window encodes:
- the LOC131415502 gene encoding glyoxylate/hydroxypyruvate reductase B-like isoform X2 — MSGYLGVSDSGCLTKCSSRRRPGLLSPGSPGVGFQARSPGPLHRATSSRALASSRRAGQRASESSDLPSLLPCFRSLEVHSRIEVTQRWDYREGVIGGWLAGCHHTGCQHSLRAEMKPQAMGDQDLPGVLVSGFEGPYCICEDHVGDLQKHFNLITMQEFLENKIQFGPRIQAVYIWGGKPAINQELLQSLPSLKIIASSGAGLDHLDLKLIASFGVKVANTPHAVSNPTADLGMALLLAAARRVVEGYQLAISPDTENFYINFMGQEVTGATLGIIGMGSIGYKIAQRAKAFEMKILYHNRKCRKLEEEEAVGATYCERLDDLLQRSDFVMLAVSLTPQTQRLIGRRELRLMKPTAILVNIGRAACVTKAPFLLPA, encoded by the exons ATGAGTGGCTACCTGGGTGTCTCTGACTCAGGCTGTCTCACAAAATGTTCATCAAGGCGTCGGCCAGGGTTGCTTTCTCCAGGCTCACCGGGCGTTGGCTTCCAGGCTCGCTCGCCTGGGCCTCTGCACCGGGCCACCTCCAGCAGGGCCCTGGCTTCCTCCAGGAGAGCGGGGCAGAGAGCAAGTGAGAGCAGTGACctcccatcacttctgccatgttTCAGGTCACTAGAAGTGCACTCCAGGATTGAGGTCACCCAAAGGTGGGATTACCGGGAGGGGGTCATTGGAGGCTGGCTCGCAGGCTGCCACCACACAGGCTGCCAGCACAGCTTAAGAGCAGAAATGAAGCCCCAG GCCATGGGAGATCAGGACCTACCTGGAGTTCTGGTGTCCGGATTTGAAGGACCATATTGTATATGTGAGGATCATGTTGGAGATCTGCAGAAACACTTTAATCTCATTACCATGcaagaatttttagaaaataaaatacaatttggCCCAAGGATCCAAGCTGTATATATCTGGGGCGGAAAGCCAGCTATTAACCAGGAGCTCCTGCAGAGCCTGCCCTCCTTGAAGATTATTGCCAGTTCAGGAGCAGGTCTAGACCACCTTGACCTGAAGCTCATTGCCAGCTTTGGTGTGAAGGTGGCCAACACACCACACGCTGTTTCCAACCCCACGGCAGACCTGGGGATGGCCTTACTGCTGGCGGCTGCTCGGAGAGTAGTGGAAG GTTATCAGTTGGCTATTTCACCAGATACAGAGAACTTTTATATAAACTTTATGGGTCAAGAAGTGACGGGAGCCACTCTGGGAATCATCGGCATGGGCAGCATTGGCTATAAGATTGCTCAGAGGGCCAAAGCATTTGAAATGAAGATTCTGTATCACAATCGGAAATGCAG GAaattggaggaggaggaagctgtTGGGGCCACTTACTGTGAGAGGCTGGATGACCTGCTTCAGCGATCGGACTtcgtgatgttggctgtgagccTGACGCCCCAGACCCAGAGGCTGATAGGGAGGAGGGAGCTGAGGCTGATGAAGCCCACCGCGATTCTCGTCAACATTGGCAGAG CAGCTTGTGTGACCAAAGCACCTTTCCTGCTTCCTGCCTAA
- the LOC131415502 gene encoding glyoxylate/hydroxypyruvate reductase B-like isoform X4, which translates to MSGYLGVSDSGCLTKCSSRRRPGLLSPGSPGVGFQARSPGPLHRATSSRALASSRRAGQRASESSDLPSLLPCFRSLEVHSRIEVTQRWDYREGVIGGWLAGCHHTGCQHSLRAEMKPQAMGDQDLPGVLVSGFEGPYCICEDHVGDLQKHFNLITMQEFLENKIQFGPRIQAVYIWGGKPAINQELLQSLPSLKIIASSGAGLDHLDLKLIASFGVKVANTPHAVSNPTADLGMALLLAAARRVVEGYQLAISPDTENFYINFMGQEVTGATLGIIGMGSIGYKIAQRAKAFEMKILYHNRKCRKLEEEEAVGATYCERLDDLLQRSDFVMLAVSLTPQTQRLIGRRELRLMKPTAILVNIGREIILC; encoded by the exons ATGAGTGGCTACCTGGGTGTCTCTGACTCAGGCTGTCTCACAAAATGTTCATCAAGGCGTCGGCCAGGGTTGCTTTCTCCAGGCTCACCGGGCGTTGGCTTCCAGGCTCGCTCGCCTGGGCCTCTGCACCGGGCCACCTCCAGCAGGGCCCTGGCTTCCTCCAGGAGAGCGGGGCAGAGAGCAAGTGAGAGCAGTGACctcccatcacttctgccatgttTCAGGTCACTAGAAGTGCACTCCAGGATTGAGGTCACCCAAAGGTGGGATTACCGGGAGGGGGTCATTGGAGGCTGGCTCGCAGGCTGCCACCACACAGGCTGCCAGCACAGCTTAAGAGCAGAAATGAAGCCCCAG GCCATGGGAGATCAGGACCTACCTGGAGTTCTGGTGTCCGGATTTGAAGGACCATATTGTATATGTGAGGATCATGTTGGAGATCTGCAGAAACACTTTAATCTCATTACCATGcaagaatttttagaaaataaaatacaatttggCCCAAGGATCCAAGCTGTATATATCTGGGGCGGAAAGCCAGCTATTAACCAGGAGCTCCTGCAGAGCCTGCCCTCCTTGAAGATTATTGCCAGTTCAGGAGCAGGTCTAGACCACCTTGACCTGAAGCTCATTGCCAGCTTTGGTGTGAAGGTGGCCAACACACCACACGCTGTTTCCAACCCCACGGCAGACCTGGGGATGGCCTTACTGCTGGCGGCTGCTCGGAGAGTAGTGGAAG GTTATCAGTTGGCTATTTCACCAGATACAGAGAACTTTTATATAAACTTTATGGGTCAAGAAGTGACGGGAGCCACTCTGGGAATCATCGGCATGGGCAGCATTGGCTATAAGATTGCTCAGAGGGCCAAAGCATTTGAAATGAAGATTCTGTATCACAATCGGAAATGCAG GAaattggaggaggaggaagctgtTGGGGCCACTTACTGTGAGAGGCTGGATGACCTGCTTCAGCGATCGGACTtcgtgatgttggctgtgagccTGACGCCCCAGACCCAGAGGCTGATAGGGAGGAGGGAGCTGAGGCTGATGAAGCCCACCGCGATTCTCGTCAACATTGGCAGAG AGATCATCCTTTGTTGA
- the LOC131415502 gene encoding probable 2-ketogluconate reductase isoform X1 has translation MSGYLGVSDSGCLTKCSSRRRPGLLSPGSPGVGFQARSPGPLHRATSSRALASSRRAGQRASESSDLPSLLPCFRSLEVHSRIEVTQRWDYREGVIGGWLAGCHHTGCQHSLRAEMKPQAMGDQDLPGVLVSGFEGPYCICEDHVGDLQKHFNLITMQEFLENKIQFGPRIQAVYIWGGKPAINQELLQSLPSLKIIASSGAGLDHLDLKLIASFGVKVANTPHAVSNPTADLGMALLLAAARRVVEGYQLAISPDTENFYINFMGQEVTGATLGIIGMGSIGYKIAQRAKAFEMKILYHNRKCRKLEEEEAVGATYCERLDDLLQRSDFVMLAVSLTPQTQRLIGRRELRLMKPTAILVNIGRGLLVDQDALVEALQTGVIKAAALDVTYPEPLPRDHPLLKLKNIILTPHIGSATHQARRQMMESSVESILASLNGLPIPNEVLLK, from the exons ATGAGTGGCTACCTGGGTGTCTCTGACTCAGGCTGTCTCACAAAATGTTCATCAAGGCGTCGGCCAGGGTTGCTTTCTCCAGGCTCACCGGGCGTTGGCTTCCAGGCTCGCTCGCCTGGGCCTCTGCACCGGGCCACCTCCAGCAGGGCCCTGGCTTCCTCCAGGAGAGCGGGGCAGAGAGCAAGTGAGAGCAGTGACctcccatcacttctgccatgttTCAGGTCACTAGAAGTGCACTCCAGGATTGAGGTCACCCAAAGGTGGGATTACCGGGAGGGGGTCATTGGAGGCTGGCTCGCAGGCTGCCACCACACAGGCTGCCAGCACAGCTTAAGAGCAGAAATGAAGCCCCAG GCCATGGGAGATCAGGACCTACCTGGAGTTCTGGTGTCCGGATTTGAAGGACCATATTGTATATGTGAGGATCATGTTGGAGATCTGCAGAAACACTTTAATCTCATTACCATGcaagaatttttagaaaataaaatacaatttggCCCAAGGATCCAAGCTGTATATATCTGGGGCGGAAAGCCAGCTATTAACCAGGAGCTCCTGCAGAGCCTGCCCTCCTTGAAGATTATTGCCAGTTCAGGAGCAGGTCTAGACCACCTTGACCTGAAGCTCATTGCCAGCTTTGGTGTGAAGGTGGCCAACACACCACACGCTGTTTCCAACCCCACGGCAGACCTGGGGATGGCCTTACTGCTGGCGGCTGCTCGGAGAGTAGTGGAAG GTTATCAGTTGGCTATTTCACCAGATACAGAGAACTTTTATATAAACTTTATGGGTCAAGAAGTGACGGGAGCCACTCTGGGAATCATCGGCATGGGCAGCATTGGCTATAAGATTGCTCAGAGGGCCAAAGCATTTGAAATGAAGATTCTGTATCACAATCGGAAATGCAG GAaattggaggaggaggaagctgtTGGGGCCACTTACTGTGAGAGGCTGGATGACCTGCTTCAGCGATCGGACTtcgtgatgttggctgtgagccTGACGCCCCAGACCCAGAGGCTGATAGGGAGGAGGGAGCTGAGGCTGATGAAGCCCACCGCGATTCTCGTCAACATTGGCAGAG GTCTGTTAGTTGATCAAGATGCCCTGGTGGAAGCTCTTCAGACCGGGGTTATTAAAGCAGCAGCGCTGGATGTGACGTACCCAGAGCCCCTGCCCAG AGATCATCCTTTGTTGAAGTTAAAGAACATCATTCTGACACCTCACATCGGAAGTGCAACTCATCAAGCCAGAAGACAGATGATGGAAAGTTCAGTTGAAAGCATCCTGGCTTCTCTCAATGGCCTTCCCATTCCTAATGAAGTGCTACTTAAATGA
- the LOC131415502 gene encoding putative 2-hydroxyacid dehydrogenase SAUSA300_2254 isoform X3 — protein sequence MSGYLGVSDSGCLTKCSSRRRPGLLSPGSPGVGFQARSPGPLHRATSSRALASSRRAGQRASESSDLPSLLPCFRSLEVHSRIEVTQRWDYREGVIGGWLAGCHHTGCQHSLRAEMKPQAMGDQDLPGVLVSGFEGPYCICEDHVGDLQKHFNLITMQEFLENKIQFGPRIQAVYIWGGKPAINQELLQSLPSLKIIASSGAGLDHLDLKLIASFGVKVANTPHAVSNPTADLGMALLLAAARRVVEGYQLAISPDTENFYINFMGQEVTGATLGIIGMGSIGYKIAQRAKAFEMKILYHNRKCRKLEEEEAVGATYCERLDDLLQRSDFVMLAVSLTPQTQRLIGRRELRLMKPTAILVNIGRACVTKAPFLLPA from the exons ATGAGTGGCTACCTGGGTGTCTCTGACTCAGGCTGTCTCACAAAATGTTCATCAAGGCGTCGGCCAGGGTTGCTTTCTCCAGGCTCACCGGGCGTTGGCTTCCAGGCTCGCTCGCCTGGGCCTCTGCACCGGGCCACCTCCAGCAGGGCCCTGGCTTCCTCCAGGAGAGCGGGGCAGAGAGCAAGTGAGAGCAGTGACctcccatcacttctgccatgttTCAGGTCACTAGAAGTGCACTCCAGGATTGAGGTCACCCAAAGGTGGGATTACCGGGAGGGGGTCATTGGAGGCTGGCTCGCAGGCTGCCACCACACAGGCTGCCAGCACAGCTTAAGAGCAGAAATGAAGCCCCAG GCCATGGGAGATCAGGACCTACCTGGAGTTCTGGTGTCCGGATTTGAAGGACCATATTGTATATGTGAGGATCATGTTGGAGATCTGCAGAAACACTTTAATCTCATTACCATGcaagaatttttagaaaataaaatacaatttggCCCAAGGATCCAAGCTGTATATATCTGGGGCGGAAAGCCAGCTATTAACCAGGAGCTCCTGCAGAGCCTGCCCTCCTTGAAGATTATTGCCAGTTCAGGAGCAGGTCTAGACCACCTTGACCTGAAGCTCATTGCCAGCTTTGGTGTGAAGGTGGCCAACACACCACACGCTGTTTCCAACCCCACGGCAGACCTGGGGATGGCCTTACTGCTGGCGGCTGCTCGGAGAGTAGTGGAAG GTTATCAGTTGGCTATTTCACCAGATACAGAGAACTTTTATATAAACTTTATGGGTCAAGAAGTGACGGGAGCCACTCTGGGAATCATCGGCATGGGCAGCATTGGCTATAAGATTGCTCAGAGGGCCAAAGCATTTGAAATGAAGATTCTGTATCACAATCGGAAATGCAG GAaattggaggaggaggaagctgtTGGGGCCACTTACTGTGAGAGGCTGGATGACCTGCTTCAGCGATCGGACTtcgtgatgttggctgtgagccTGACGCCCCAGACCCAGAGGCTGATAGGGAGGAGGGAGCTGAGGCTGATGAAGCCCACCGCGATTCTCGTCAACATTGGCAGAG CTTGTGTGACCAAAGCACCTTTCCTGCTTCCTGCCTAA